A region from the Vicia villosa cultivar HV-30 ecotype Madison, WI linkage group LG3, Vvil1.0, whole genome shotgun sequence genome encodes:
- the LOC131655979 gene encoding double-stranded RNA-binding protein 1-like produces the protein MYKTQLQELCQQRRWSLPKYSAMNEGLQHMPSFKASVLVNNVTFTSSHTFHTSKEAQNQAAMTAFINLSTPSSGSSTPRDEHGSKEEVGAAKPQEIPVIMTETACLTSKPQLQNYARKNNLDQPVFTIKTEGLPHIIRYKATVVIGGASFDSPTFFNTRKEAEHAAAKVALKELPISADLFQKDDSCPAKSLLLELTQTEGFSKPIYKTTESRSSNMPTFFSTVEVEGVEFHGKASRSKKQAEHDAAKIAYIALKECGLYMYASFSSSTKENMALQSTRKSDIAKSKQILNSDLDSDDDLLDWEILNTDIKVNNGKRNGSFPLPPNKKIKISNMCPSSSLLGNRFKVYTSFPNIIFPEGITIVPIGEDKWIAASLECPNDKDV, from the exons ATGTACAAGACACAGCTGCAAGAGTTATGCCAACAGAGAAGGTGGAGTTTGCCAAAATACTCTGCCATGAATGAAGGTCTTCAACACATGCCAAGCTTTAAGGCTTCTGTTCTTGTCAACAATGTCACTTTTACTTCTTCTCATACTTTCCATACCTCCAAAGAAGCACAAAACCAAGCTGCTATGACTGCTTTTATCAACTTATCTACTCCTTCATCAGGCTCTTCAACACCAAGAGATGAACACGGTTCAAAAGAGGAAGTTGGAGCTGCCAAACCTCAAGAGATACCTGTTATAATGACTG AGACGGCTTGTTTGACGAGCAAACCTCAGTTGCAAAACTATGCTCGAAAAAACAATCTCGATCAACCTGTTTTTACAATTAAAACTGAGGGGCTACCTCATATCATTCGCTATAAGGCTACTGTTGTTATTGGTGGGGCGTCATTCGACAGCCCAACATTTTTCAACACAAGAAAAGAGGCAGAACATGCTGCTGCCAAAGTTGCTTTGAAGGAGTTGCCAATTTCCGCTGACTTGTTTCAGAAG GATGATTCTTGTCCAGCCAAGAGTTTACTGCTTGAGTTAACACAGACAGAAGGTTTTTCAAAACCAATATATAAAACGACTGAGTCTCGTTCGTCGAATATGCCAACTTTTTTCTCAACTGTGGAAGTAGAGGGTGTTGAATTTCATGGAAAGGCATCTAGATCCAAAAAGCAAGCAGAACATGATGCTGCCAAGATTGCTTACATCGCCTTAAAAGAGT GTGGACTTTATATGTATGCTTCTTTTTCTTCCTCTACCAAAGAAAACATGGCACTACAATCAACCCGTAAATCAGACATCGCTAAATCCAAACAGATCCTCAACTCGGACCTCGACTCGGACG ATGATCTTTTGGATTGGGAGATATTAAACACTGATATCAAAGTTAACAATGGCAAACGTAATGGATCTTTTCCACTGCCTcctaacaaaaaaataaagataagcaACATGTGCCCGTCATCTTCATTACTTGGTAACAGGTTCAAGGTGTACACTAGTTTTCCAAATATCATATTTCCCGAGGGGATTACAATTGTGCCTATTGGTGAAGATAAATGGATTGCAGCAAGCCTGGAATGTCCAAATGACAAAGACGTTTGA
- the LOC131661713 gene encoding 5-methyltetrahydropteroyltriglutamate--homocysteine methyltransferase 1, with protein MNRVFSQCLTTPFTSSLSSLFFSRHHSPRSFHRFSLRATSIRAMTSHIVGYPRVGPKRELKFALESFWDGKSSADELKQVAAGLRAAIWKQMADAGIKHIPSNTFSYYDQVLDTTAMLGAVPDRYNWKGGEIGFDVYFSMARGNASVPAMEMTKWFDTNYHFIVPELGPDVKFSYASHKAVDEYKEAKALGVNTVPVLVGPVSYLLLSKPAKGVEKSFSLLSLIDKILPVYKQVVTELKAAGATWIQFDEPTLVKDLDAHQLQAFDHAYAELESTLSGLDVLIETYFADVPAEAYKTLTSLKAVTAYGFDLVRGTKTLELIKQGFPSGKLLFAGVVDGRNIWANNLESSLNTLQTLGDIVGKDKVVVSTSCSLLHTAVDLVNETKLDQEIKSWLAFAAQKIVEVNALAKALSGQKDEAYFSSNAFALASRKSSPRVTNEAVQKAAATLKGSDHRRATNVSSRLGAQQKKLNLPILPTTTIGSFPQTADLRRVRREFKAKKISEEDYINFIKEEINNVVKIQEELDIDVLVHGEPERNDMVEYFGEQLSGFAFTANGWVQSYGSRCVKPPIIYGDVSRPKPMTVFWSSTAQSLTKRPMKGMLTGPVTILNWSFVRDDQPRFETCYQIALAIKDEVEDLEKAGITVIQIDEAALREGLPLRKSEEAFYLNWAVHSFRITNCGVQDTTQIHTHMCYSNFNDIIHSIIDMDADVITIENSRSDEKLLSVFREGVKYGAGIGPGVYDIHSPRIPPTEEIADRINKMLAVLESNILWVNPDCGLKTRKYTEVKPALTNLVDAVKLIRNQLTSTK; from the exons ATGAACAGAGTATTCTCTCAGTGTCTGACGACGCCGTTTACATCCtcactctcttctctctttttctctcgTCACCACTCGCCACGCTCCTTTCATCGCTTCTCTCTCCGCGCTACTTCTATTAG AGCAATGACATCCCATATTGTTGGTTATCCCCGCGTGGGACCAAAGAGGGAACTTAAGTTTGCTCTGGAATCATTTTGGGATGGAAAGAGTAGCGCCGACGAACTGAAGCAGGTTGCTGCGGGCCTTAGGGCAGCCATCTGGAAGCAGATGGCCGATGCCGGAATTAAGCACATTCCAAGCAACACTTTCTCATACTATGATCAAGTATTGGATACTACAGCCATGCTCGGTGCAGTTCCCGACAGATATAATTGGAAAGGCGGAGAGATTGGCTTTGATGTTTACTTCTCCATGGCTAGAGGAAATGCGTCTGTGCCAGCTATGGAAATGACCAAGTGGTTCGACACCAACTA CCATTTCATTGTTCCTGAATTGGGTCCAGACGTTAAGTTCTCCTATGCATCACACAAAGCGGTGGATGAATACAAGGAGGCCAAAGCT CTAGGAGTGAATACTGTACCTGTACTTGTAGGACCAGTATCCTACTTGTTGCTGTCAAAACCTGCTAAGGGTGTTGAGAAGTCATTTTCCCTTCTTTCTCTAATTGACAAGATCCTTCCTGTATACAA GCAAGTGGTCACTGAACTGAAGGCGGCTGGTGCTACTTGGATTCAATTTGATGAACCTACCCTTGTTAAGGATCTTGATGCTCACCAGTTACAAGCATTTGATCATGCTTATGCTGAGCTAGAATCTACTTTATCTGGTTTGGATGTTCTGATTGAGACATACTTTGCTGATGTCCCTGCTGAAGCGTACAAAACACTCACCTCTTTGAAGGCTGTTACTGCATATGGGTTTGACCTTGTCCGTGGAACCAAGACCCTTGAATTGATCAAGCAAGGATTTCCATCTGGAAAACTACTTTTTGCCGGTGTTGTTGATGGTAGAAATATTTGGGCCAATAATCTTGAATCTTCTCTAAACACCCTGCAGACCCTTGGGGACATTGTTGGAAAGG ACAAAGTTGTGGTTTCCACATCCTGTTCTCTTCTTCACACTGCAGTTGATCTGGTGAATGAGACGAAGCTGGACCAAGAGATTAAGTCTTGGCTTGCATTTGCAGCACAGAAAATAGTTGAAGTAAATGCCTTGGCCAAGGCATTGTCTGGACAAAAGGATGAG GCTTACTTTTCTTCTAATGCTTTTGCTTTGGCTTCAAGGAAGTCCTCCCCAAGGGTGACAAATGAGGCTGTCCAAAAGGCT GCTGCAACTTTGAAGGGCTCTGATCACCGAAGGGCCACTAATGTCAGTTCCAGATTGGGTGCACAACAGAAGAAATTGAATCTTCCTATTCTTCCAACCACTACAATTGGATCTTTCCCTCAAACTGCAGATCTTAGAAGGGTTCGCCGCGAGTTCAAGGCCAAAAA GATCTCCGAGGAGGATTATATCAATTTCATTAAAGAGGAAATTAATAATGTTGTTAAGATCCAGGAAGAGCTCGACATTGATGTCTTGGTGCATGGAGAGCCCGAG AGGAATGACATGGTTGAGTACTTCGGAGAACAATTATCTGGCTTTGCTTTCACTGCCAACGGGTGGGTGCAATCCTACGGATCCCGCTGTGTCAAACCACCGATTATCTACGGTGATGTGAGCCGTCCCAAGCCAATGACTGTTTTCTGGTCTTCGACAGCTCAGAGTTTGACCAAACGACCTATGAAGGGAATGCTTACGGGCCCTGTTACTATTCTGAACTGGTCCTTTGTTAGAGATGACCAACCTAG ATTTGAGACTTGCTACCAGATTGCTTTGGCTATAAAGGATGAGGTTGAGGATCTTGAGAAAGCTGGCATTACCGTCATCCAAATCGATGAGGCTGCTTTAAGAGAAGGGTTGCCTCTAAGGAAATCTGAGGAAGCTTTCTATCTAAACTGGGCAGTTCACTCATTTAGGATTACAAACTGTGGTGTTCAAGACACTACCCAG ATTCACACTCATATGTGTTATTCAAACTTCAACGACATCATTCACTCGATCATAGATATGGATGCAGATGTGATCACCATCGAGAATTCCCGATCAGATGAAAAGTTACTATCTGTCTTCCGCGAGGGAGTTAAATATGGTGCTGGCATTGGTCCTGGTGTTTATGATATTCACTCACCAAGAATTCCACCCACAGAAGAAATTGCTGACAGAATCAATAAGATGCTTGCAGTCCTTGAAAGCAACATCCTCTGGGTCAATCCTGATTGTGGCCTTAAAACCCGAAAATACACTGAGGTTAAGCCCGCCCTCACCAACCTGGTTGATGCTGTCAAGCTCATTCGCAACCAACTAACTAGTACCAAGTGA
- the LOC131655980 gene encoding serine carboxypeptidase 1-like, with product MKKVSLYACLLLNFSLLAIVPYSKATQADKLDELILSRSSQNPPKTFSWEAEDALKTQSSSAYVVPPQEGKILADKIVTLPGQPYGVDFDQYSGYVTVDHETERELFYYFVESPHNSSTKPLILWLSGGPGCSSLGYGAFEELGPFRVNSDGKTLHRNPYAWNEVANILFLESPAGVGFSYSNTTSDYNNSGDKTAAKDAYVFLINWLERFPEYKTRDFYLTGESYAGHFAPQLASTILHNNKLYNQFIINLKGISIGNPWINDATDLKGIFDFFWTHALNSDQTHELIDKYCDFNSENESAICYNATIRASNEIGHIDFYNIYAPQCHDSSLKNVSTGYVSNEFDPCSDYYGVAYLNRPEVQKALHAIPTNWTFCTRVIRNWIDSPVTVLPTIKYLIDSGIKVWIYSGDTDARVPVTSSRYSINTLKLPVNYPWRPWYSGKEIGGYVVGYKGLTFVTVRGSGHLVPSWQPERALTLISSFIYGILPPVSPSN from the exons ATGAAGAAGGTTTCTCTTTATGCTTGTTTATTACTCAACTTTAGTCTTTTGGCTATTGTTCCATATAGCAAAGCTACTCAAGCTGATAAACTTGATGAGTTGATTCTGTCCAGAAGCTCACAGAATCCTCCTAAGACTTTTTCATGGGAAGCTGAAGATGCATTGAAAACACAGTCTTCTTCTGCTTATGTTGTACCTCCTCAAGAGGGCAAAATACTAGCTGATAAGATTGTCACATTGCCTGGTCAACCCTATGGAGTTGATTTTGACCAATACTCAGGCTATGTCACAGTTGATCATGAGACTGAGAGAGAACTTTTCTATTATTTTGTTGAGTCTCCACATAACTCTTCCACCAAACCTCTAATATTGTGGCTCAGTGGAG GACCTGGTTGTTCCTCACTGGGGTATGGAGCCTTTGAGGAGCTAGGACCCTTCAGAGTCAACTCTGATGGAAAAACTCTCCACCGTAACCCATATGCTTGGAACGAAG TTGCAAATATACTTTTCTTGGAATCTCCAGCAGGAGTAGGCTTTTCCTACTCGAACACGACTTCTGACTACAACAATTCAGGAGATAAGACAGCTGCAAAGGATGCATATGTCTTCCTAATCAACTGGTTGGAGAGATTTCCAGAGTACAAAACAAGAGATTTTTACCTAACTGGAGAGAGTTATGCTGGTCACTTTGCTCCTCAGCTTGCATCCACTATTCTTCACAATAATAAACTCTATAACCAATTCATTATTAACCTCAAAGGCATTTCT ATAGGAAATCCTTGGATTAATGATGCTACAGATTTAAAAGGGATATTCGATTTCTTTTGGACTCATGCTTTGAACTCAGATCAAACTCATGAGTTGATTGACAAGTACTGTGACTTCAACTCTGAAAATGAATCAGCAATATGTTACAATGCAACAATAAGAGCTTCAAATGAGATAGGGCACATAGATTTCTATAACATCTATGCTCCACAATGTCACGATTCTTCTCTCAAAAATGTCTCAACTGGTTATGTAAGTAATGAGTTTGACCCTTGTTCTGATTACTATGGTGTTGCCTATCTAAATAGACCAGAGGTTCAAAAGGCTCTTCATGCAATACCTACTAATTGGACCTTTTGCAC CCGTGTCATTCGTAACTGGATAGACAGTCCAGTTACCGTCCTTCCCACCATCAAGTATCTCATCGACAGTGGCATTAAAGTATGGATATACAG TGGTGATACAGATGCAAGGGTTCCAGTTACATCTTCAAGATATTCCATCAACACTCTTAAGCTTCCTGTCAACTATCCTTGGCGTCCATGGTACTCCGGAAAAGAG ATTGGAGGATATGTTGTGGGATACAAAGGATTGACATTTGTCACAGTAAGAGGATCCGGACATCTTGTTCCAAGCTGGCAGCCGGAACGAGCTTTGACTTTGATCTCATCATTCATCTATGGAATCCTGCCTCCTGTCTCACCATCAAATTAA